TAACAGTCACTCCCATAAAAGATGATAATGGGAAAACCATCAAATTCATTGGGTTAGTTTTCCTTACATTTCTGCATAATTTATCATCATACGGATATTTTTTTCCTTCCCAAATGCATGCATAGCTATTGAATGCTGTTTTATGCAGAATGCAGGTGGAGGTCAGCAAATACACAGAAGGTATCGTTGAAAAGGCATTGAGGCCTAATGGACTGCCCCAGTCGTTGATTCGTTATGATGGTAAATTATACtttagttgtttttttttttttggggggggggttaTTTTACAGAGTGATTTCAGTTTTTAACATGTAATAACCGAACATTCTGGAACAGCTCGCCAGAAGGATAAGGCTTTAGATTCCATGACAGAGGTTGTCCAAACTGTGAAACACCCTCACTCTCACAATCAGACGATAAGTAATGATGCCACTAACAAGGATGAAGAGCAGGAAAAATTCAACCTTGATTATGTCCTGCCTCAATCTGCTGAAATTGAGAACACTAGTACCCCTGGGAGATATACTCCACAGTCCGACTTCAGTACTGCTACTCCTATGCAGGAGTTTGACAAGAAAAGTCGAAAATCAGCACGCGTTTCTTTAATGGGGTGAGTCTTTCTGGTTTAAGTTCCCACAAATATTCATTATTATGCCTACTCAAAGTCTGTTTATCTTGAAGCTTGCTATGATATGCTTTGAGCTTTGCTACTCAAACACATTTAACAATTAGCTCCATGGTGAATCATAAATCAGTATATCTGATGCATGATATCTTCCTGTAGGCTTAAAGGCAGGACTTCCAGCTCTGCAGCCAAGCAAGAAAAACAACCAATTGTTGAACCAGAGGAGCTAATGACCAAAGACATTGAACGCACTGACAGTTGGGAACGTGCTGAAAGAGAAAGGGACATACGCCAAGGGATCGATCTAGCAACCACCCTGGAACGTATTGAAAAGAACTTTGTTATCACAGATCCTAGACTCCCTGATAATCCCATTGTAAGGAAGACTTTTTCAGTACCATTTTTCTCATCCGAAAACTCAGTTTCAATTCACATATCAAAGCTCTTagtctatatatatattatctgaAAAACCACTACAATGTTTGCAGATATTTGCATCCGATAGCTTTCTTGAATTGACTGAATATACACGAGAGGAAATCTTGGGAAGGAACTGCAGGTATATAATTTGTACTACGTTAATTTCATCATCTACCTACTTCAATCAACTGTCAGATATATGTTGTTTTCCATTGTCAGATGAACATATAAAAACAACAAAATGACTTTTTCTTTTTACAGGTTTCTTCAAGGACCTGAAACTGATCAAGCGACTGTCTCAAGGATAAGAGATGCTATTAGAGAACTAAAGGAAATCACCGTTCAGTTGATCAACTACACAAAGAGTGGTTCGTACgaatatacacatatatgcatactATTAAGAAACATCATTTGACTGAATTGTTACAGTTTGTATGATATGATTTGCAGGCAAGAAATTCTGGAACTTATTTCATTTGCAACCTATGCGTGATCATAAGGTGGTTAAAAGTTACATCTGATATGTATACAGATTTGAGATGTTggtgttattattttattgttattcttCTAATGTATTATTGTGTGAAACTCTTGGTGGTTTACAGGGTGAGCTTCAATATTTCATAGGCGTCCAACTTGATGGAAGTGGTCATGTTGAACCCCTACAAAACCGCCTTTCTGAGCAGACGGAGCTACAAAGTGCTAAGTTGGTATGTAATCATTGAACATAATCATATCGAACACATACCCGGGAGTGTAGTTAAGGTAGGTAATAACTTGTAGCGATTTGATGTTATGATATCAGGTGAAAGCCACAGCAGAAAATGTAGATGAGGCAGTTAGAGAACTTCCTGATGCCAATTTGGTAAGGTATTTATTTCTTTCTCTTAGGAATATTAATAGCATTCATTGCCTTAGTTATCCAtgtaaaaatgatattatatatatataatatatatatattcagagGCCAGAAGATTTGTGGGCTCTCCATTCTCAGCCAGTCTTTCCAAGGCCTCATAAAAGACATAGTTCTTCTTGGCTAGCTATTCAGAAGGTACCCTTTTTCCAAATTGAAAATTTTCTTAACTCATTATTTCTTCTTGGATGAAGTCTCGGATAAATGATTTGGGGGTTTTGGTTTTGTCTTAACAGATCACTTCTCGTGGTGAAAAAATTGGGTTGCATCATTTTAAACCCATAAAACCCTTGGGCTGTGGTGACACTGGAAGGTAGTGTTTAGAAGTGCAGATTGTTTTTTAACCCTCAAATCATTATTTATGGGGTGAATTCTTAGTTGATTTCCATGTCTAAAACTACTGGGTTGCAGTGTTCATCTGGTGGAACTGAAAGGTACTGGGGAATTATTTGCTATGAAGGCAATGGAGAAGTCAATGATGTTGAATCGTAATAAGGTCTGCTTATAGTATGTGGATTCAGATATAGACAtaattaaaatctataaaaatttgcTATAATAACTCATGTTGTCTTGTGTTTACATTGTGGATTATGTATATGAATGTCGATGGAAGCTTTTGGCATTGATGATGCACATTGTTTGCTTGTGTATAAAACAGACAACATTTGAGTGTTCAAGAACTGACTCACTGAGTAAATTGTGCAGGTTCATCGAGCATGCGTTGAAAGGGAAATCAGCTCACTCCTGGATCATCCATTTCTTCCCTCATTATACAGTTCTtttcaggttttttttttttttttctcaaattctTAGTTTCCCCTATACAagttgctatatatatatatacacttttctctttattttttcacCATCAGAAAATCTTAAGAAAAACTTTCAAACCCAATTTTGTCTGCAAGTTTCAAACAACAATTTTTGTTTAACAAAAACTTCAAACCAATCTCATTTGAATCTAGTTAAAATACATGATTGTCTGGTATCGAAATTGTGTACTAATGATTTCTTTTAACTCCACAGACTCCCACCCACGTTTGTTTGATAACAGACTTTTGTCCTGGTGGTGAGTTATTTAACTTGCTTGATAAGCAGCCTATGAAACTTTTCAAGGAAGAATCTGCAAGGTATCACTCGGCTACTATGACCGAATCCTAGTATTTTACAAGTGAATATGACTGAATCATGTTTAAATCATTTGGATATCTGACATTTCATGTATGTTTCAGGTTTTATGCAGCAGAGGTTGTCATTGGTTTGGAATATCTTCATTGTCTAGGTATGTTAGATAAAACTCCTACTTTAAATAACGGATATCCAAAGGGTTCATATATACAACTGCTGACTATGCTTTTCATTATTCAACGGTGTACGATAGGAATAATATACAGAGACCTGAAGCCAGAAAACATTCTACTCCAGAAAGATGGACATGTTGTCTTAACGGACTTTGATTTATCATTTATGACTCCCTGTAAACCCCAAGTACGTAGTTTTGATTTTAGATAATTTAGAGGCATACGGATGATCTTGACAAAAATATGATATAGTTTTGCATGAGATTAAAGTTTGAAAAATGAAATGTACAGGTTTTAAAGCATCCCTTGCCTAACAAGAGAAGGAGATCCAGGAATCAACCTCCTCCTACATTTGTTGCTGAACCATCTACACAGTCAAATTCATTTGTTGGAACTGAAGAATACATTGCTCCCGTATACATTACACCCACTCTTCTCATGCTTAATGTTGGCaatcaataatatttttaaaccTTCAAGAGTTTGTCCATCATGCATGTCATCTGAAAAAAACAATGCTCAGTTGGATCAACTCAAATAATTATTATGCTTCCTATATTATTTAGGCTCGGGTGTGAGTGTTGGATATGAGTATGTATTCAATACAAATATAATTGATTCTTTTTCAAGATTTTCATATATTTAGAATATTATGTTTCAGAAATGAATCGGATATCAGTACTTTCAGTGAAAAAAAAAGGGAGTGGGAGTGAGATAGGATGCTAGAAAATAATGTCTACTCTTAGTATCTATTAAACATGGTTGTAATTTACTTGGTTTCAGGAAATTATTACAGGTGCAGGACACAGTAGTGCAATTGATTGGTGGGCACTCGGTAAGTAGATTCTTCATTCTCTCTTTTTTCCCAATTGCATTTTAATTATTCTAAAGATGTTAATATTGTGTTAAACATAACATTCATGGAACTTTGTTTGGAGTTTCAGGTATCTTGCTGTATGAGATGCTATATGGGCGTACGCCTTTCAGGGGTAAAAACAGGCAGAAGACATTCTCCAACATCTTGCACAAGGATCTCTCCTTCCCCAGTAGCATTCCGGTAATAATTTCTACCAAGTTGTAGCTCACTATAGGAAACACATGACATAACTTACAACCTCAGTTTAGTTCTTTAAGAGGTAACATTCATTAGATTTGATGTTCGAACGAGATTGCTCAGCATGAATGCTAGCTACCCCAACTAAATCTTTATTTGGTTGATGGTTAATTCTTCTTCAAGATTTTCATATATTTAGAAAGTATCTGTTCGGGTAACTAGCAAAAGGTGGAAGTAGAGAAAAAAAAGGGTGGCTAGCATCATGGACTCATTTCGTTGTCTGAAAACACAGCTACGTTGGTGAATGCAGGTTAGTCTTGCAGCTAGGCAGTTGATTAATGCGTTGTTGAACCGAGACCCGGCCAGCCGACTCGGGTCGACTACTGGTGCCAATGAAATCAAAGAACACCCTTTCTTCCGTGGCATCCATTGGCCTCTTATACGCTGCATGGTAATACGTACAATTTCCTTTCTTACATTAGAGGACTGGAAACTTGTCTATTATACTAATGATGGGCCAAAGCTTTTTGCCATAATGATTGACATTTTCGCTTGTCAGAGCCCACCGCCATTAGAGGTGCCTCTTGAATTTGCCGGGAAAGACAGTGACGCCAAAGAAGTAAATTGGGAAGATGATGGAGTGCTTCTTAGTTCTATTGACATGGATATTTTCTAAAGGTTGGTATAAAAAGTTTGTTACTATTAAATTTTGTGTCACTATCATTGTTAGGTAGATATTTTCATTGGTCTTGTTTATTTCCGATAATGGGTTTTGaaaaataaacatttttttaaaagaaaaaaagggtt
This window of the Gossypium arboreum isolate Shixiya-1 chromosome 12, ASM2569848v2, whole genome shotgun sequence genome carries:
- the LOC108479733 gene encoding phototropin-2-like, producing MAGGLQGSSANQSNRREQERSTEVFESAGTQNVGQSSDTVQGYSTQAQVKEEGSSMDAVSKARKEPVNKWMAFGGEADNKSSNISFDDSIKNLNGGGKDSNGKSSHRILTEANIAERTAEWGIALQTDAGEGSFKVASKTMKPSGDGDRSKFSCDKFSVESARTSNESSYGLDQGALPRVSQELKDALATLQQTFVVSDATKPDCPIMYASSGFFTTTGYSAKEVIGRNCRFLQGPETDQNEVARIRYAVRNGKSYCGRLLNYKKDGTPFWNLLTVTPIKDDNGKTIKFIGMQVEVSKYTEGIVEKALRPNGLPQSLIRYDARQKDKALDSMTEVVQTVKHPHSHNQTISNDATNKDEEQEKFNLDYVLPQSAEIENTSTPGRYTPQSDFSTATPMQEFDKKSRKSARVSLMGLKGRTSSSAAKQEKQPIVEPEELMTKDIERTDSWERAERERDIRQGIDLATTLERIEKNFVITDPRLPDNPIIFASDSFLELTEYTREEILGRNCRFLQGPETDQATVSRIRDAIRELKEITVQLINYTKSGKKFWNLFHLQPMRDHKGELQYFIGVQLDGSGHVEPLQNRLSEQTELQSAKLVKATAENVDEAVRELPDANLRPEDLWALHSQPVFPRPHKRHSSSWLAIQKITSRGEKIGLHHFKPIKPLGCGDTGSVHLVELKGTGELFAMKAMEKSMMLNRNKVHRACVEREISSLLDHPFLPSLYSSFQTPTHVCLITDFCPGGELFNLLDKQPMKLFKEESARFYAAEVVIGLEYLHCLGIIYRDLKPENILLQKDGHVVLTDFDLSFMTPCKPQVLKHPLPNKRRRSRNQPPPTFVAEPSTQSNSFVGTEEYIAPEIITGAGHSSAIDWWALGILLYEMLYGRTPFRGKNRQKTFSNILHKDLSFPSSIPVSLAARQLINALLNRDPASRLGSTTGANEIKEHPFFRGIHWPLIRCMSPPPLEVPLEFAGKDSDAKEVNWEDDGVLLSSIDMDIF